One part of the Melospiza melodia melodia isolate bMelMel2 chromosome 3, bMelMel2.pri, whole genome shotgun sequence genome encodes these proteins:
- the CCDC167 gene encoding LOW QUALITY PROTEIN: coiled-coil domain-containing protein 167 (The sequence of the model RefSeq protein was modified relative to this genomic sequence to represent the inferred CDS: inserted 1 base in 1 codon) yields MAPAQPSPARPRSRAVAHGAXLRMRGGRGRTMGRRRAGPSVAREIDGLEEKLARCRQSMEEVDLKLRREKLSPEGRKSLERERNLLMTKADNYEKELSVLRKENRKNAALAVAMALLIALIYACWTM; encoded by the exons ATGGCAcccgcccagcccagcccagcgcgGCCCCGCTCCAGGGCCGTGGCGCACGGGG CCCTGCGCAtgcgcggcgggcggggccggaCCATGGGCAGGCGGCGAGCGGGGCCCAGCGTGGCCCGGGAG ATTGATGGACTGGAGGAGAAGCTGGCACGCTGCAGACAGAGCATGGAAGAGGTGGACCTGAAGCTGCGCAGGGAGAAGCTCAGCCCCGAAGGAAG AAAGTCACTGGAGAGAGAGCGAAACTTACTAATGACCAAAGCTGACAACTATG AGAAAGAACTGAGTGTGCTTCGTAAGGAAAATCGCAAGAATGCTGCCCTTGCTGTGGCCATGGCATTGCTGATTGCTCTTATTTACGCCTGCTGGACAATGTGA